GCCGGGCCGTCCGGAGCGCACGGATCTGCGTTTCTCCCCGCTCCGCGGTTGTTGTCTGAATGATGATCGATACAGGGCGCGCGGACGCCGCGAGCCGACACCACGGATTGCCTGGAGCACGATGAGCATGCACTACCTGCCGGGGCCGCAGCAGCTTCGCCGCATGACCACGGACGAAATCCGCGACGCGTTCCTGATCACCGGCCTCTTCCAGCCCGGCGCCATCACCCTGCGCGCGGTGGACCTGGACCGCGTCATCCTGGGCGGCGCCGTCCCCGGCGCGGAGCCGCTGCGGCTGGAGCCCGGGCCCGAGCTGGACACCGCCACCTTTCTGGAACGCCGCGAAGTGGGCATTCTCAACACCGGCGGCGCGGGCACGGTGACGGTCGATGGTGAAACGTACGAACTCGCCAGGCTGGACCTGCTGTACGCCGGCCGCGGCGCCGCCGAGGTGACCTTCGCCAGCGCGGACGCGTCGAATCCCGCGCGCTTCTACCTGGTGAGCTATCCCGCGCACGCGTCCCATCCCACGCGTCTGGTAAAGGCGGATGAGGCGCAGGGCGGGGACCTGGGCACGCTGGCGCAGGCCAACCA
This genomic interval from Longimicrobium terrae contains the following:
- the kduI gene encoding 5-dehydro-4-deoxy-D-glucuronate isomerase; its protein translation is MSMHYLPGPQQLRRMTTDEIRDAFLITGLFQPGAITLRAVDLDRVILGGAVPGAEPLRLEPGPELDTATFLERREVGILNTGGAGTVTVDGETYELARLDLLYAGRGAAEVTFASADASNPARFYLVSYPAHASHPTRLVKADEAQGGDLGTLAQANQRRLSKYVHPDAFPSAQLVMGVTQLKEGSVWNTMPAHTHQRRTEVYLYFGLPQDGVVFHFLGEPGESRSVVVRDGDVVLSPSWSIHSGCGTGAYTFCWAMGGENQAFADMQGVAMADLR